The genomic region GACAGTTACCCTGTCCTGGAATAGTCCAGCGTAGTCGAACCTTGCCCTGCCGATGCCGATGGCTTCGCCATACTTGTTGGCGATTATGACAGGATCGTTTTGCCTTATGGACTCATCGGCCCATGTGATGGAAGAGCCGAAGACGTCACGGCCGTAGACCACGAGCGACTCGGCCTGGCCGGTCACCTTTACCTTTTTCTTATCTGAAGCCTGGGCTACCAGGAACGCGCCCTCCATGCTCAGGGCGAGCGACTTCTTGCCCAGAGTACCCATGTGCAGGCCAGCCAAAACCGGCTCTGGCTCGCGGCCTATCACGTAATGCCGGGCCTCGGGCGTTACGGCGAAGAGGTCGTTCCTCTCGCCCTGCCTCACGATAAAATCGAATTCCTTAGAAAGGTCGAAAGCGCCCCAGTAATCAAGGCTACGGCGCATTATCGTTAGCTCTAGCTTTTTCAATCCTCTATACATTCTTTAGCCTCGCCACGAAGAACCCCGATGTCCCATGAATATGAGGGTATAGCCTCCTTGCATTCTTCACCTGGGGCTCAAACGCCAGTCCGCCAAAGGACGTAAGCCCAGGCTCCCCATATGGTATGGGTTCCACCTTCATGCCATATTTTTTAATGGCATAGTCCACGTTGCACTCGTTCTCCTCCGGTGCGAACGAGCACGTCGAATACACCAGGATGCCGCCCGGCTTCAGGCAAGCGTGGGCCGCGTCGATCAGCTCCTCCTGTAATCCCGAGCAATACTTTATGTCTTCAATCCCCCTGCTCGTCTTCCTGCTCCTGTCCTTGGCTATGACCCCCTCCCCGGTACACGGCGCATCTAAAAGTATCTTGTCCGCCTTGATTTCAAGCCTTGCGACGTCCCGTGCGTCCATGTGGAATAGCACCGTATTCATGATGCCGCAGCGGCCCAGGTTGGACCTTAATCCCGCAAGCCTTGACTCGTCTACCTCTATGGCGATCAACAGGCCCCGGTTACCCATCATCTGCGCCAGGTGTGTGGTCTTGCCGCCGGGCGATGCCGCCATGTCGATCACCACGTCTCCTGGCTGAGGGGCCAGCGCTAGAGGGGGTACCATAGAAGACTTATCCTGAACGTAAAAGTATCCTGAAAGGAACTCGGCGGACGCCCCTATCGAGTACGGCTCTCCAGTCACCTCAAGGCAATCGGGCACGTCGGTCTCCCTTAGCGTGAAACCTTTATCAGACAGCCTCTTGATAAGCGCATTAGGGTTGATGCGCAGCGTATTGACCCTGATATAGGTTCGGGGGGGCTCTTCCATGCTGGCTAAAAACCTTTCGAGGTCGGGCACGAAGCGAGCGAACCTGGCCACCATGTATTCGGGGTAGCCATACTTTCTGGCCAGCGCTTTTACCCGCTCGTCGGCATCAAATTGTTGTATATCACACGCCACGTTAAAACGATCCCTTCGTCCATCCTTTCAAATTTCATCAATTCCAGTTTAATGGCCTCATCCCTGTCCGATATGCCCTCGCCGTCCATGAACGTCGGCGCTTCCTTGCCCCCAATTATGAGATTACCTATGAAAACCGATATCTCGTCTACCAGGCCCGCCCTCACCATGGCCCAGTTTAGGGTTGCCCCGCCCTCTACCATCAGCCTTTCTATCCCGCGCCTTTTCAGCTCCCGGCACATCTCCGCCAGGTCAACCTCGCCATCCCCCGCGACGAGCACTTCAGCCTTTTCCATAAGCGCTTTAACCTTATCCTCTGGGGCTGCCTTTGAGACCACGACAATACGTTTACCCACGCCTTTATTAAAGATATCCGCATTTAAAGGTGTCCGGGCCTTACTGTCCACAACTATCCTCACAGGGTTCTCGTCTTTTCCCTGCGCCACCCTCCGCTTCCGCCTCTCTTCAGACTTTACCGTGAGGCTCGGGTCGTCCGCCAGCACCGTCCCTATTCCAACCATTACTGCGTCAGACGTGGCCCTAAGCTCGTCCACCCGCTCAAAGTCCATCCTGCCGGATATCTTAACCTGCTTCCTCTTTTTCGTGGATATCTTGCCGTCCGCGCTCATCGCCGAGTTTATGAAGGTGTAAGGCCTTTCCATCGCATATGCTTAAGGCGCGGCTGCCGCATAAAGCTTGCCATATCCGCTAAAATATACGTACAATCATAAGAATTCCGCAAATATATACAAATTAAATTATTATAATAAGCTCTTATCTAATAATCGTGAAATCGAGCAAGCTACTCTTTGCGTCATCTATCATGTTTTACGTTTTTTATGATATCGTCTCAACGATAGCCGCCTCCAAATATCTTGGAACGTTTGACTACGAGAAGAGCTTCATCCTGAAGGCCTCGTATAATGCGGCAGGAATGGCCGGATTTATCCTTATCAAGCTGATGTTCTCATTGATGGCCCTGTATCTCGCATACCTGCTCATCGAGCGATTCCATAAGTTCCGGGGCGTCGGGCTGGGAATGCTGGCAGGCGCTACGTGTGCAGGGCTTTTCGTTGGCACGTCGAACTTTAACATAATGTTGAATGGGAGCTCATTCTGGATAATGGGGATGGACAGCGGAACAATAGCCGCCCTCATCATCATCCTGTGCGCCGTCGGCGGCTTCCTATTGATGCCCTCCAATTCGCCTGCTAAGGGTGCATAGCGATACCCGCAAAATACTTTCACCATATACACCATTAGCTTAATCTACCATGCCCCTACTATATTGAAGCGGTGTGGCCATGCAAGCGACTTTCGACGTGAGGCTCCTCGACTCGACGTATTCGGTAGAACATGCGGAAGGCGCTGGCGAGGTAATTGTTAAGTTATTTGGCAAGACCCGTGACAATAAAAGCATAACGATTTTGTGCCCTGACTTTAAGCCATATTTTTTTGTTTTCGAGCCTTCGCCGGAGCTGCGCAAGGCGCTCGAGTCGAGCGGCGACGTGCTGAAGGTCGAAGACGTCAAGCTCGAATACAAGGGCGCCCTCGAAAACTTCGTTAAGGTGACCGTAAGGGCGCCGTGGCTCGTCCCCAGGTTCAGGAATGAATACGAGCTGAAACATAAGACCATAACTCTCGTAAACCCCCCAAAGGACCTCATCGAAAAAATAAGGGCCGACCCCGACGTCCAGGAGGTCAACGCGCCGAATGGCGCAGTTAAGATCATTACCGAAGACAGGGTGTATTCCCAGAAGCTCATCAACCGATATGGCCTGCTCGGGTACATGGACGAAGAAGAAAGGGAAAAGTACGCCTTAAAGGGCGTCTTCTTCGCAGCGGACATAGTCTTCACAAACCGCTTCATATACGATATGGACCTCGAAACGTGCGTCAGGGTCACCGGCGAAGTGATTGAGAATAGTGGCGAATACACCACAGACATCGTCCTGAAAGCCTCCAAGTTCGAAAAGTGCGACATATTCACGCCTAAGCTAAAAATAATGAGCTTCGACATCGAGAGCTCCATCAAGCACGGCAACATATACTGTATTTGCCTGACCGTGCTCAACGAGGAGGACGGCACCAGGCAGGACCGCAAAATATTCTCGAGCTTTGGGCCCATGGATGGGGAGATATCCGCAGAAGAGCGTAAGGCCCGAGAAGATGACGAGCGCCGCATATTAAAAGAGTTCGTCAGCGAGGTCAGGAAGCTCGACCCAGACGTCATCACCGGCTACAACATAAACAACTTCGACCTCGCGGTGTTGTTCGACCGCGCCAACAAGCTCTTTAAAGGCCCGGAAAACGCCGGGGCCGAGAATAAGAGGCAGTCCTGCGATGCGCTAAACTTTGGCCGCGACATGCTGGGCATGAGCAGGCGCGAGAACCGCGCCACGGGCTTCGTCACATGGGATATAAAAGGGCGATTAATCCTTGACGCCTGGCTCTCGATAAAAAAGGAGCTAAGGCCTAAGAGGGAGGGCCTGGGCTACGTCTCGAGCATGCTCTTTAACGACACCAAAGAGAACATTGATAGTAGCCGCATAGACGAGGAGTGGCGCGCCCGCAGGGACGAGGTCGTCCATTATTGCCTTAAGGATGCGGAGCTTGCCCTGCGGATACTCATACACCCCAGGATACAGGCTATAAGCAAGCTCATGGACGTGGCAATCCCGGCGAAGCTGCCCGTGAAGGAGGTGTCTGGCGGGCAGAACAGAATGATAGAGAGCTTATTGATCAGAATGGTGGACAGGGAGAACGTCGCCGTGCCCATGAGCAGCGGCGAGACTTACGAGTACGAGGGCGGGTTCGTCTACGACACGAAGGCCGGCCTCTGGGAATGGGTCATAGGCCTGGACTTCTCGTCCATGTACCCCTCGCAAATAATAAAGCATAACATATGCTTCACGACGTTTACGAGGAACAGGGCGGAGGCGGCGCACATTTCGCCAATAGGCGCCATGTTCGTATCAAAGGAGAAGCGGTATGGCATCGTGCCCCGCATGGTACAGGGCCTGCTCGACTCCAGGAAGCAGGCGAAGGCGCTCATGAAGAAGGCGAAGGAGGACGGCGACGCAGAAAAGGCGGACTACTACAATCGCCTTCAAAACGCCATTAAGATAATGGCGAACGCCACTTACGGCTATTTTGGCACCAAGTTTTGCCGATGGCCATATAATAAGTACATAGCCCCTAGCATCACCGCCTGGGCGCGGGAAGAGATCAAGACCGTCGTGGCCACCCTTGAGTCAAGGGGCTACACGGTCATCGCTGGAGACACCGACTCGGTATTCTTCACGTCTAAAGAACACCGGGACCTTGAAAAGTGCAAGCTTCTGGGGTTCATGGTCCAGCAGGAGTTCTCGGCCGGAAACATGCACCTCGAGCTTGAGAAGGTCATGAGAAGGTTCTTCGCGCATGCGAAGAAGCGGTATTTCGGCAAGATAATATGGCCGGAGGAATCGCTGCTGGTCCGGGGCTATGAGCCGAGGAGGACGGACTCTTTTGACCTTCAGAGCGAAACGATGACGAGGGTATTCCAGCTCGTCCTGGATGGCAGGCCGGACGAGGCCGTCAAGTATGCAAAGGATACGGTCCACGATACGCTTAAGGGCAAAGTAGACCTCTCTTCGCTGGTCATCTCGAAGAGCGTGAACGAGTTTGATGCCTATGATAATCCAGATTCGCTGGTGCACGTCAACGTGGCCCGGAAATTAAAGGATATGGGCTATGATTTCACCCCGGGCATGAAGACGCCTTTTATCATCACCAATGGTTTTGTTCAGCCCCAGAAAGCCGAGCCTGTCATCGAGGGCGTCGAATTCACAGCGAGGCCTGATTTCAGGTATTATGCCGAGCGCCTGGCGATGGCCCTGGCACGCATCACCGAGCCCTTCGGGTGCGATGAGCGCGCCCTCCTTCAGGGTAACTCCCAGCGTTCGCTGGAATTCTTTTGCGAGGAGAAGCCCGTCCATGAATCAATACAGCAAGCATCTCCCGTGATGGCAAAGAAGGTCAAGCAGAAGGCCACTTTGGACATGTTTATGTGAGCGGTCGCGGCATCTCATATAATTACTTTTTTGAGGTTAACAAAGGCTTCCGGGAGAACAATGTATATAAGCTTGAACATTCAATTAGGTTGAAGGTCCGAGGCGAGAGGTGAGACCTTGAAAAAAATGATCATCCTGATGGTCATCCTGGTGGCATCGACAACGGCCATGGGATGCGTCACGTGTAAAAACATCCTGGGTCCGATATACGGGCCGACGTACACCCCGACCGTCGCCAGCCCAAGCCCGACGCCACCGGCCTACCAAAGCCCATCGCCATCGCCCAAATACGTCAAGATAGAAACAGAGAGCCCCCCTTACCAGTATATGCCGAACCAGGCCAGGGTTTCCCACCCATGCTATTATAGGACTGAAGATTGGGAGATGCCGGTGCCCGCGCCTGGGAGCCTTAAGCCGGCACACCATGGCGTTATACACGAGCTAGAGTTCTGGAACCCAACGAACGAGAACAAGACCATCTCAGTATACAACCTTAAAAGCGCCTTCTACGAAAAAAAGGACACGCCCCACAAGTTCGTGACGTCAGCCGAGATATTCTATGAGGAGGGGAAAGGGTTTTTCAGCGAGTTCACGCTCCAGCCCGGCGAGTGCAGAACCGTTCTAATGTACTCGTATATAATAGATGACTCGAACTACGAGAAGTATCGTGGCTATTTCATAGAGCCGGTCAGCGTCAGCCTGGTAATGAACGTGCCCTAACCTACATATATCATAGGATACAATAGCCATGTAATGCGTAAGCTGGTGAGGGATAAGGTTCCGGATATAATAAGGGAGAGCGGCCGCGAGCCGGCGGTAAAGCCCATATCTGGCGAAGGCCTCAAGAAAGCCTTGAAAGATAAGCTCGTCGAAGAAGCCGTGGAGCTGAAAAACTCAAATGACTTATACGATGAGCTGGCAGATGTCCTTGAGGTCGTGGAAGCGCTCATCGAGCAGTATGGGCTCGACAAGCAAAAGCTGGAAGAGGCCAGAAAAGAAAAACTCCGTAGAGCAGGTGGATTTAAAAGAGGATACCTTCTAATTGAGAAAGACGAAAGCATAAAGCCCGATATAGAGAATAAGAGAGGATGAAATGCTTGAAAAATATAAGCTAAAAACGGATCCGCAGGGCATGGTAGGCAGGGAGTGCCCAAAAAAACCGTGTAAAGCCTACTTCAAGATAAAAGAGGATGACGCATACGGCGACATAGACCTGACATGCCCGAACTGCGGCAATAAGGCAAACGTCAAAAAATATACTACCGAGGAGCAGATCAAGTACATTAACTCTCTTATATTCCATCGTAACGCGTGCCCGATCGAGGCCAGCAAATATTCGAAGACGCCGCCCTGCAGCGATTATGTCGAGAGGCCTTCACGCTACACGTATTCATGCGACGTGTGCAAGAATAAGTTCGGATACGATGCAAAGCCGCACTTTTGCCCGTATTGCGGGTCCGCCAGGGACCACCTGCACGAAGAAAGCGTGTGTTACCTGGGAATATAAAATAGAATAGACGAGCCATAAGCAGCATTATGGGCGCGGAGGCGACGCCATACCAGGCGCCATAGACTTCTCAATAGACATGAAAAAAGGCGTGGGAAAGCACGGCGAGCCGAGGATCATAATAACGCTTAACGCAAAATACTTACAATATACGGAGTTTTAACCACATATAAAAACGCTTTTTTCTTATTAACGGCCCAGCTTTTCCCGCACAAGGTCGTAGAACTTGTCCCCAAACTTCACGAAGAGGGCGGGGGTTTCACACCTGGTGAACGTTAACACGTCATTCTTTTTCACATTGGAAGTGTACTGGCCATCCACTACGACCATGGACTCCTTTTCCTCCCGCATGAGCTCAAGCTTTACGATGCTATTGCCGGGCACAACCCACGGCCTGGCAGATAGCTTATAGGGGGCCAGCGGCACGATGATCATGCCATCCACCCTCGGGTCCACGATGGGCCCGCCCGCGCTCATCGCATAGGCCGTCGAGCCCGTCGGCGTCGCTATAACCACCCCATCTGCCCTTAGATCCTCCATGAACTTGCCGTCCACGTAAATCTTAAACTCCGATATCTTGGCCGGCCTGGCGGTGATGATGACCGCCTCATTCATGGCGCACGGCAGCTCGAACTCGTTCAGCTTCACGGCCAGCCTGGCCCTCTCTACGACTTCGAAGCCTTCCAGTACATCGTCGATGACATATAGAGCCGTCTCCGGGTCGACTACGGTTAGGAAGCCTACTTCACCCATGTTAATCCCGAGGATGGGCGTCGGCTTTGGCAATAGCTGTAATGACCGTAATATGGTGCCGTCGCCGCCAAATATAAGGATGAGATCCGCGTACATCTCGTCTATTTCCGTGGCTTCCCCGGTTCCGGCCAGCGACGCCGTCACGGGGTCCAGGAATAGCTTAGCCTTATATGATAGCTTTTTTACCATCGACGGTATGTGCCCCTTGGGGTCTTTGACGTCTATTCTGGTGATGATGCCCACTGACCTCGCTCTCATCCCTATAAAATGTGCGCTAATGGGCTATAATCCCTTTGGATTTGAGTAAGCCTCTAAGTTTAAGAAGCCTTACTTAGAGGCTTAGACTCAGCCTAATAATCTCCCAAACGTGTTTGTATAAAAAAGGATATGCGTGAGATAACTCACGCATATATAAAAAATTTACTCTGGCTTGGAGACGAGCGTGCTCTTGGACAGGATCTTGCCATCGTTGGCGTGCGGCGTCCTGTAGACAGAGTCGCCCGACTTCTCGATCTCCCTGGCCTCGTCGCAGAGCATTGCAGCCGCCCTTAGCAACTCGTGGGCGCTGGCCACCGTGATGACGTACTGCTCCATCTCCTTCTGCACGAAGCATCCGAGCACGTCGATGTCGCCAACCTTCTCGGCGGCGGCGAACGCTGCAAATGCCTTAGCCCTGGCGTACGGGTTCTTGTAGCCGGATTCGGCCAGCGCCTTGTTAGAATCGACGACTATCTGCGGCAGGTTCGGGGTTGCGCCGCTGGCTATCTCAGCCACTACGCGGTCGAGTTCCTTCTGCAGCAGCCTGACTACGCCAGTGTCGGCGAGAACCTTCTGTAAGTCAGCGTTGAACAGGACCATCTCTGTCGGGTCGAGGAACTGCCTCCTCGCTCCGATCATCGAGTCGCACTTTA from Methanocella conradii HZ254 harbors:
- a CDS encoding cyanase → MPGAIDFSIDMKKGVGKHGEPRIIITLNAKYLQYTEF
- a CDS encoding PUA domain-containing protein, with protein sequence MYRGLKKLELTIMRRSLDYWGAFDLSKEFDFIVRQGERNDLFAVTPEARHYVIGREPEPVLAGLHMGTLGKKSLALSMEGAFLVAQASDKKKVKVTGQAESLVVYGRDVFGSSITWADESIRQNDPVIIANKYGEAIGIGRARFDYAGLFQDRVTVSTEADIGLYIRG
- a CDS encoding nucleoside triphosphate pyrophosphohydrolase — its product is MRKLVRDKVPDIIRESGREPAVKPISGEGLKKALKDKLVEEAVELKNSNDLYDELADVLEVVEALIEQYGLDKQKLEEARKEKLRRAGGFKRGYLLIEKDESIKPDIENKRG
- a CDS encoding NAD(+)/NADH kinase, translating into MRARSVGIITRIDVKDPKGHIPSMVKKLSYKAKLFLDPVTASLAGTGEATEIDEMYADLILIFGGDGTILRSLQLLPKPTPILGINMGEVGFLTVVDPETALYVIDDVLEGFEVVERARLAVKLNEFELPCAMNEAVIITARPAKISEFKIYVDGKFMEDLRADGVVIATPTGSTAYAMSAGGPIVDPRVDGMIIVPLAPYKLSARPWVVPGNSIVKLELMREEKESMVVVDGQYTSNVKKNDVLTFTRCETPALFVKFGDKFYDLVREKLGR
- a CDS encoding 2,5-diamino-6-(ribosylamino)-4(3H)-pyrimidinone 5'-phosphate reductase — encoded protein: MERPYTFINSAMSADGKISTKKRKQVKISGRMDFERVDELRATSDAVMVGIGTVLADDPSLTVKSEERRKRRVAQGKDENPVRIVVDSKARTPLNADIFNKGVGKRIVVVSKAAPEDKVKALMEKAEVLVAGDGEVDLAEMCRELKRRGIERLMVEGGATLNWAMVRAGLVDEISVFIGNLIIGGKEAPTFMDGEGISDRDEAIKLELMKFERMDEGIVLTWRVIYNNLMPTSG
- a CDS encoding NOL1/NOP2/sun family putative RNA methylase, translated to MACDIQQFDADERVKALARKYGYPEYMVARFARFVPDLERFLASMEEPPRTYIRVNTLRINPNALIKRLSDKGFTLRETDVPDCLEVTGEPYSIGASAEFLSGYFYVQDKSSMVPPLALAPQPGDVVIDMAASPGGKTTHLAQMMGNRGLLIAIEVDESRLAGLRSNLGRCGIMNTVLFHMDARDVARLEIKADKILLDAPCTGEGVIAKDRSRKTSRGIEDIKYCSGLQEELIDAAHACLKPGGILVYSTCSFAPEENECNVDYAIKKYGMKVEPIPYGEPGLTSFGGLAFEPQVKNARRLYPHIHGTSGFFVARLKNV
- a CDS encoding DNA polymerase II, translated to MQATFDVRLLDSTYSVEHAEGAGEVIVKLFGKTRDNKSITILCPDFKPYFFVFEPSPELRKALESSGDVLKVEDVKLEYKGALENFVKVTVRAPWLVPRFRNEYELKHKTITLVNPPKDLIEKIRADPDVQEVNAPNGAVKIITEDRVYSQKLINRYGLLGYMDEEEREKYALKGVFFAADIVFTNRFIYDMDLETCVRVTGEVIENSGEYTTDIVLKASKFEKCDIFTPKLKIMSFDIESSIKHGNIYCICLTVLNEEDGTRQDRKIFSSFGPMDGEISAEERKAREDDERRILKEFVSEVRKLDPDVITGYNINNFDLAVLFDRANKLFKGPENAGAENKRQSCDALNFGRDMLGMSRRENRATGFVTWDIKGRLILDAWLSIKKELRPKREGLGYVSSMLFNDTKENIDSSRIDEEWRARRDEVVHYCLKDAELALRILIHPRIQAISKLMDVAIPAKLPVKEVSGGQNRMIESLLIRMVDRENVAVPMSSGETYEYEGGFVYDTKAGLWEWVIGLDFSSMYPSQIIKHNICFTTFTRNRAEAAHISPIGAMFVSKEKRYGIVPRMVQGLLDSRKQAKALMKKAKEDGDAEKADYYNRLQNAIKIMANATYGYFGTKFCRWPYNKYIAPSITAWAREEIKTVVATLESRGYTVIAGDTDSVFFTSKEHRDLEKCKLLGFMVQQEFSAGNMHLELEKVMRRFFAHAKKRYFGKIIWPEESLLVRGYEPRRTDSFDLQSETMTRVFQLVLDGRPDEAVKYAKDTVHDTLKGKVDLSSLVISKSVNEFDAYDNPDSLVHVNVARKLKDMGYDFTPGMKTPFIITNGFVQPQKAEPVIEGVEFTARPDFRYYAERLAMALARITEPFGCDERALLQGNSQRSLEFFCEEKPVHESIQQASPVMAKKVKQKATLDMFM
- a CDS encoding F420-dependent methylenetetrahydromethanopterin dehydrogenase gives rise to the protein MTVRVGVVKLGNLGTSRYIDLILDERADRDIYTRVVGTGTKLGEPDAEEAATKILDFKPQLAIVISPNGALPGPTKAREMIKAAGVPTIMISDAPAAKVKDDLKAKGFGFFIIKCDSMIGARRQFLDPTEMVLFNADLQKVLADTGVVRLLQKELDRVVAEIASGATPNLPQIVVDSNKALAESGYKNPYARAKAFAAFAAAEKVGDIDVLGCFVQKEMEQYVITVASAHELLRAAAMLCDEAREIEKSGDSVYRTPHANDGKILSKSTLVSKPE